The following are encoded together in the Brassica napus cultivar Da-Ae chromosome A9, Da-Ae, whole genome shotgun sequence genome:
- the LOC106366569 gene encoding probable aldo-keto reductase 4 isoform X2, translated as MSDYGVRRMKLGSQGLEVSAQGLGCMSLSAFFGVPAPETDPIALLHHAIDSGVTFLDTADSYGPQTNELLLAKALKDGVRERVELASKFGIIYGEGKREIKGDPFYVRAACEASLKRLDVDCIDLYYQHRIDARVPIEITMGEMKKLVEEGKIKYVGLSEASASTIRRAHAVHPITAVQLEWSLWTRDAEEEVIPTCRELGIGIVAYSPLGRGFFAAGPKLLENIENNDYRKTLPRFQPENLVHNKILYEKVCGMSEKKGCTPGQLALAWLHHQGDDVCPIPGTTKIENLNQNIGALSVKLTPEEMSELESIGHPESVKGERFSNMVPNFKNSDTPPLSSWKAA; from the exons ATGTCAGATTATGGAGTGAGGAGGATGAAGCTGGGAAGCCAAGGACTCGAAGTATCGGCGCAAGGCCTTGGCTGCATGAGCCTCTCCGCCTTCTTCGGTGTTCCCGCCCCCGAAACTGATCCCATCGCTCTTCTTCACCACGCTATCGACTCCGGCGTAACTTTCCTTGACACCGCCGACAGCTACGGTCCTCAGACCAACGAGTTGCTCCTCGCCAAG GCTCTGAAGGATGGGGTGAGGGAGAGAGTGGAGCTCGCTTCCAAATTTGGGATCATTTACGGAGAGGGGAAGAGAGAGATAAAGGGAGATCCTTTCTATGTTAGAGCTGCTTGTGAGGCTAGTTTGAAGCGGCTTGATGTGGACTGCATTGATCTTTATTACCAGCATCGGATTGATGCTCGTGTCCCTATCGAAATCACT atGGGGGAAATGAAGAAGCTAGTTGAAGAGGGTAAGATAAAGTACGTTGGTTTGTCTGAAGCCTCTGCTTCAACTATCAGAAGAGCGCATGCTGTTCACCCAATTACTGCAGTGCAGTTAGAATGGTCCTTGTGGACAAGAGATGCGGAAGAAGAAGTCATCCCCACCTGCAG GGAACTTGGGATTGGGATTGTTGCTTACAGTCCTCTAGGAAGAGGCTTCTTCGCTGCTGGACCAAAGCTTCTTGAGAATATAGAGAACAATGACTACAGGAAG ACTCTACCAAGATTCCAACCGGAAAACTTAGTCCACAACAAGATTCTCTACGAGAAAGTTTGTGGAATGTCAGAAAAGAAAGGATGCACTCCTGGACAACTAGCCCTCGCATGGCTTCACCACCAAGGAGACGATGTTTGCCCCATCCCTGGAACTACTAAGATTGAAAATCTCAATCAGAACATTGGAGCTTTATCTGTGAAACTCACTCCCGAAGAGATGTCTGAGCTGGAGAGCATTGGTCACCCAGAGTCTGTGAAAGGAGAAAGATTCAGTAACATGGTGCCCAACTTTAAGAACTCAGACACTCCACCATTGTCTTCTTGGAAAGCCGCTTAA
- the LOC106366568 gene encoding probable aldo-keto reductase 4 yields the protein MAEARGVKRMKLGRQGLEVSAQGLGCMGLSTLYGAPKPETDAITLLHHAIDTGVTFLDTSDIYGPQTNELLLGKALKNGFRAKVELATKFGIIYGEGEREIKGDPAYVRAACEASLKRLDVDCIDLYYQHRIDTRVPIEITMGELKKLVEEGKIKYIGLSEASASTIRRAHAVHPITAVELEWSLWTRDGEEDIIPTCRELGIGIVAYSPLGRGFFAAGPKLVEKLDNDDFRKRLPRFKQENLDHNKILYDKVCAMSEKKGCTPAQLALAWVHHQGDDVCPIPGTTKIENLNQNIGALSVKLTPDEMTELETIVQLESVKGERYANMTATFKNSDTPPLSSWKTA from the exons ATGGCGGAAGCTAGGGGAGTGAAGAGAATGAAGCTAGGAAGGCAAGGGCTTGAGGTCTCGGCTCAAGGCCTCGGTTGCATGGGCCTCTCAACCTTGTACGGTGCTCCCAAGCCCGAAACTGACGCTATCACTCTTCTCCACCACGCAATTGATACCGGCGTTACTTTCCTAGATACCTCCGACATCTACGGTCCTCAGACCAACGAGCTGCTTCTCGGAAAG GCTCTGAAGAATGGGTTTAGGGCAAAAGTAGAGCTTGCTACCAAATTTGGAATCATTTACGGAGAGGGGGAGAGAGAGATAAAGGGAGATCCTGCTTATGTCAGAGCTGCTTGTGAAGCAAGTCTGAAGCGCCTTGATGTGGATTGCATTGATCTTTATTATCAGCATCGCATCGATACTCGTGTCCCTATCGAAATCACT ATGGGAGAACTGAAGAAGCTAGTTGAAGAAGGTAAAATAAAGTATATTGGTTTGTCTGAAGCCTCTGCCTCAACTATCAGAAGAGCACATGCTGTTCACCCCATAACCGCGGTGGAGCTAGAGTGGTCTTTGTGGACTAGAGACGGGGAAGAAGATATAATCCCAACCTGCAG GGAGCTTGGGATTGGGATTGTTGCTTACAGTCCTCTAGGAAGAGGCTTCTTCGCTGCTGGACCAAAACTTGTTGAGAAGCTGGACAATGATGACTTCAGAAAG AGACTACCAAGATTCAAACAGGAAAACTTAGACCACAATAAGATTCTCTACGACAAGGTTTGTGCAATGTCTGAGAAGAAAGGGTGCACTCCTGCACAACTAGCCCTCGCATGGGTTCACCACCAGGGAGATGATGTTTGCCCCATCCCAGGAACCACTAAGATCGAAAACCTCAATCAGAACATTGGAGCTTTATCTGTGAAACTCACTCCAGATGAGATGACCGAGCTCGAGACCATCGTCCAGCTAGAGTCTGTGAAAGGAGAAAGATACGCTAACATGACGGCCACTTTCAAGAACTCCGACACTCCACCATTGTCTTCTTGGAAAACCGCATAA
- the LOC106366569 gene encoding probable aldo-keto reductase 4 isoform X3, protein MSDYGVRRMKLGSQGLEVSAQGLGCMSLSAFFGVPAPETDPIALLHHAIDSGVTFLDTADSYGPQTNELLLAKALKDGVRERVELASKFGIIYGEGKREIKGDPFYVRAACEASLKRLDVDCIDLYYQHRIDARVPIEITMGEMKKLVEEGKIKYVGLSEASASTIRRAHAVHPITAVQLEWSLWTRDAEEEVIPTCRELGIGIVAYSPLGRGFFAAGPKLLENIENNDYRKTLPRFQPENLVHNKILYEKVCGMSEKKGCTPGQLALAWLHHQGDDVCPIPGTTKIENLNQNIGALSVKLTPEEMSELESIGHPESVKGERYGNMLATFKNSDTPPLSSWKPA, encoded by the exons ATGTCAGATTATGGAGTGAGGAGGATGAAGCTGGGAAGCCAAGGACTCGAAGTATCGGCGCAAGGCCTTGGCTGCATGAGCCTCTCCGCCTTCTTCGGTGTTCCCGCCCCCGAAACTGATCCCATCGCTCTTCTTCACCACGCTATCGACTCCGGCGTAACTTTCCTTGACACCGCCGACAGCTACGGTCCTCAGACCAACGAGTTGCTCCTCGCCAAG GCTCTGAAGGATGGGGTGAGGGAGAGAGTGGAGCTCGCTTCCAAATTTGGGATCATTTACGGAGAGGGGAAGAGAGAGATAAAGGGAGATCCTTTCTATGTTAGAGCTGCTTGTGAGGCTAGTTTGAAGCGGCTTGATGTGGACTGCATTGATCTTTATTACCAGCATCGGATTGATGCTCGTGTCCCTATCGAAATCACT atGGGGGAAATGAAGAAGCTAGTTGAAGAGGGTAAGATAAAGTACGTTGGTTTGTCTGAAGCCTCTGCTTCAACTATCAGAAGAGCGCATGCTGTTCACCCAATTACTGCAGTGCAGTTAGAATGGTCCTTGTGGACAAGAGATGCGGAAGAAGAAGTCATCCCCACCTGCAG GGAACTTGGGATTGGGATTGTTGCTTACAGTCCTCTAGGAAGAGGCTTCTTCGCTGCTGGACCAAAGCTTCTTGAGAATATAGAGAACAATGACTACAGGAAG ACTCTACCAAGATTCCAACCGGAAAACTTAGTCCACAACAAGATTCTCTACGAGAAAGTTTGTGGAATGTCAGAAAAGAAAGGATGCACTCCTGGACAACTAGCCCTCGCATGGCTTCACCACCAAGGAGACGATGTTTGCCCCATCCCTGGAACTACTAAGATTGAAAATCTCAATCAGAACATTGGAGCTTTATCTGTGAAACTCACTCCCGAAGAGATGTCTGAGCTGGAGAGCATTGGTCACCCAGAGTCTGTGAAAGGAGAAAG ATATGGGAACATGTTGGCCACTTTCAAGAACTCTGACACTCCACCATTGTCTTCCTGGAAACCCGCATAA
- the LOC106362846 gene encoding cytochrome B5-like protein, which yields MQNPKPQRLVLQIESAIEKQQARNPERWQKRDREVIREELQRDAEEEEDDDSCDRIASGFSTFSIVLNPSQAKKIERPSREEAIRRYPVDLTPKSYSKSEVAEHNKRDDCWIIIKDKVYDVTSYVEEHPGGDAILDHAGDDSTDGFFGPQSRISTSDNFARFKLRVSF from the exons AtgcaaaaccctaaaccccaacgATTGGTGCTTCAAATAGAGAGTGCGATCGAGAAGCAACAGGCTAGGAACCCCGAGAGATGGcaaaagagagatagagaagtgATTCGCGAAGAGCTTCAGCGAGATGC agaagaagaagaagatgatgatagCTGTGATCGGATTGCTTCTGGGTTTTCTACTTTCAGCATTGTTCTCAATCCAAGCCAAGCGAAGAAGATCGAACGACCATCTAGAGAAGAAGCGATACGCCGATATCCTGTAGATTTAACGCCTAAAAGCTACAGCAAGAGCGAAGTCGCAGAGCATAACAAAAGAGACGATTGTTGGATCATAATCAAAGACAAAGTCTACGACGTTACTTCTTATGTGGAAGAGCATCCTGGTGGTGACGCCATTCTAGATCACGCTGGTGATGATTCTACTGATGGGTTTTTTGGACCGCAATCAAGGATTTCTACATCGGACAACTTCGCAA GGTTTAAGCTGAGAGTGAGCTTTTGA
- the LOC106366569 gene encoding probable aldo-keto reductase 4 isoform X4, whose product MSDYGVRRMKLGSQGLEVSAQGLGCMSLSAFFGVPAPETDPIALLHHAIDSGVTFLDTADSYGPQTNELLLAKDGVRERVELASKFGIIYGEGKREIKGDPFYVRAACEASLKRLDVDCIDLYYQHRIDARVPIEITMGEMKKLVEEGKIKYVGLSEASASTIRRAHAVHPITAVQLEWSLWTRDAEEEVIPTCRELGIGIVAYSPLGRGFFAAGPKLLENIENNDYRKTLPRFQPENLVHNKILYEKVCGMSEKKGCTPGQLALAWLHHQGDDVCPIPGTTKIENLNQNIGALSVKLTPEEMSELESIGHPESVKGERFSNMVPNFKNSDTPPLSSWKAA is encoded by the exons ATGTCAGATTATGGAGTGAGGAGGATGAAGCTGGGAAGCCAAGGACTCGAAGTATCGGCGCAAGGCCTTGGCTGCATGAGCCTCTCCGCCTTCTTCGGTGTTCCCGCCCCCGAAACTGATCCCATCGCTCTTCTTCACCACGCTATCGACTCCGGCGTAACTTTCCTTGACACCGCCGACAGCTACGGTCCTCAGACCAACGAGTTGCTCCTCGCCAAG GATGGGGTGAGGGAGAGAGTGGAGCTCGCTTCCAAATTTGGGATCATTTACGGAGAGGGGAAGAGAGAGATAAAGGGAGATCCTTTCTATGTTAGAGCTGCTTGTGAGGCTAGTTTGAAGCGGCTTGATGTGGACTGCATTGATCTTTATTACCAGCATCGGATTGATGCTCGTGTCCCTATCGAAATCACT atGGGGGAAATGAAGAAGCTAGTTGAAGAGGGTAAGATAAAGTACGTTGGTTTGTCTGAAGCCTCTGCTTCAACTATCAGAAGAGCGCATGCTGTTCACCCAATTACTGCAGTGCAGTTAGAATGGTCCTTGTGGACAAGAGATGCGGAAGAAGAAGTCATCCCCACCTGCAG GGAACTTGGGATTGGGATTGTTGCTTACAGTCCTCTAGGAAGAGGCTTCTTCGCTGCTGGACCAAAGCTTCTTGAGAATATAGAGAACAATGACTACAGGAAG ACTCTACCAAGATTCCAACCGGAAAACTTAGTCCACAACAAGATTCTCTACGAGAAAGTTTGTGGAATGTCAGAAAAGAAAGGATGCACTCCTGGACAACTAGCCCTCGCATGGCTTCACCACCAAGGAGACGATGTTTGCCCCATCCCTGGAACTACTAAGATTGAAAATCTCAATCAGAACATTGGAGCTTTATCTGTGAAACTCACTCCCGAAGAGATGTCTGAGCTGGAGAGCATTGGTCACCCAGAGTCTGTGAAAGGAGAAAGATTCAGTAACATGGTGCCCAACTTTAAGAACTCAGACACTCCACCATTGTCTTCTTGGAAAGCCGCTTAA
- the LOC106366566 gene encoding uncharacterized protein LOC106366566 isoform X1 produces MIPMDNYRVPSTSTTGLVYPANSSMTASSGFHFTVTSPSGLKHEPSLAVEWSVEEQYILEKGLAKFKDEPQVTKYVKIASTLPDKSVRDVAMRCKWMTQKRRKGEEHSASTKVSYRKVVDLPPKLNMFSTIPHQNSTYVMNHVCQSARIPFEGSSDAVMELLRQNAHAFSQISSNLSVSKPQDNISLFHLARNNISSILNDMKEMPGIISRMPPLPVSINNDLASRLMTSTRQPRSYIIPSSIHLKQEP; encoded by the exons ATGATTCCGATGGATAATTACCGCGTACCGAGCACCAGCACCACCGGTTTAGTATATCCGGCGAATTCGAGCATGACTGCTTCCTCAGGGTTCCATTTTACTGTAACTTCTCCGTCTGGACTCAAACATGAACCTTCTTTGGCTGTCGAGTGGTCTGTTGAGGAGCAGTATATATTAGAGAAAGGTCTCGCAAA ATTTAAAGATGAACCAcaagttacaaaatatgtaaagATCGCATCAACTCTACCAGATAAAAGTGTACGAGATGTAGCAATGAGGTGTAAATGGATGACG CAAAAACGGAGAAAAGGGGAAGAACACAGTGCCAGCACAAAGGTTAGCTATAGAAAG GTTGTGGATTTACCCCCAAAACTGAACATGTTCTCCACCATACCCCACCAAAATTCTACATACGTCATGAACCATGTGTGCCAGAGTGCACGCATACCTTTTGAAG GTTCAAGTGATGCGGTTATGGAGCTTCTACGGCAGAATGCTCATGCTTTCAGTCAAATTTCTTCAAACCTTTCTGTGTCCAAG CCACAAGATAACATCAGCCTATTTCATCTGGCAAGAAATAACATCAGTTCCATCCTGAATGA CATGAAGGAGATGCCTGGTATCATAAGCCGGATGCCACCACTGCCTGTTTCAATTAACAATGATCTTGCAAGCAGGCTAATGACGAGTACACGACAG CCGAGATCTTATATAATTCCTTCGAGCATCCATCTGAAGCAGGAACCATGA
- the LOC106362845 gene encoding uncharacterized protein LOC106362845 gives MTKRRFDKVEHFDKDSGSDSSCFSSDSDPEEAEESEEEVSEEGDESPADVDDDEPPEEEEEHYILGCMIKCQPGYECRYCPFITCPNERTMRAHVSSREKQIIIGNKGKLGTDDNKVMMIQKCRLRFGYLTIQENANKWFL, from the exons ATGACAAAGAGACGATTTGACAAGGTTGAGCATTTTGATAAAGACAGTGGATCAGACTCATCTTGCTTCTCTTCTGATTCTGATCCTGAGGAGGCAGAAGAATCCGAAGAGGAAGTTTCTGAGGAAGGAGATGAATCCCCAG ctgatgttgatgatgatgaaccaccggaagaggaggaagaacaCTATATTCTAGGCTGTATGATTAAATGCCAACCGGGTTACGAATGCAGATACTGTCCTTTCATCACTTGTCCGAATGAGAGGACCATGCGAGCACATGTCTCATCAAGG GAGAAGCAGATAATAATAGGGAATAAAGGAAAGCTCGGAACTGATGACAACAAAGTGATGATGATCCAGAAATGCCGTCTCAGGTTTGGTTATCTGACAATTCAAGAAAATGCAAACAAGTGGTTTCTTTGA
- the LOC106366566 gene encoding uncharacterized protein LOC106366566 isoform X2, with protein sequence MIPMDNYRVPSTSTTGLVYPANSSMTASSGFHFTVTSPSGLKHEPSLAVEWSVEEQYILEKGLAKFKDEPQVTKYVKIASTLPDKSVRDVAMRCKWMTQKRRKGEEHSASTKVSYRKVVDLPPKLNMFSTIPHQNSTYVMNHVCQSARIPFEGSSDAVMELLRQNAHAFSQISSNLSVSKPQDNISLFHLARNNISSILNDMKEMPGIISRMPPLPVSINNDLASRLMTSTRQEP encoded by the exons ATGATTCCGATGGATAATTACCGCGTACCGAGCACCAGCACCACCGGTTTAGTATATCCGGCGAATTCGAGCATGACTGCTTCCTCAGGGTTCCATTTTACTGTAACTTCTCCGTCTGGACTCAAACATGAACCTTCTTTGGCTGTCGAGTGGTCTGTTGAGGAGCAGTATATATTAGAGAAAGGTCTCGCAAA ATTTAAAGATGAACCAcaagttacaaaatatgtaaagATCGCATCAACTCTACCAGATAAAAGTGTACGAGATGTAGCAATGAGGTGTAAATGGATGACG CAAAAACGGAGAAAAGGGGAAGAACACAGTGCCAGCACAAAGGTTAGCTATAGAAAG GTTGTGGATTTACCCCCAAAACTGAACATGTTCTCCACCATACCCCACCAAAATTCTACATACGTCATGAACCATGTGTGCCAGAGTGCACGCATACCTTTTGAAG GTTCAAGTGATGCGGTTATGGAGCTTCTACGGCAGAATGCTCATGCTTTCAGTCAAATTTCTTCAAACCTTTCTGTGTCCAAG CCACAAGATAACATCAGCCTATTTCATCTGGCAAGAAATAACATCAGTTCCATCCTGAATGA CATGAAGGAGATGCCTGGTATCATAAGCCGGATGCCACCACTGCCTGTTTCAATTAACAATGATCTTGCAAGCAGGCTAATGACGAGTACACGACAG GAACCATGA
- the LOC106366569 gene encoding probable aldo-keto reductase 4 isoform X1 codes for MAEACVVKRMKLGSQGFEVSAQGLGCLGLSSFHGDPKRETDAIALLHHAINSGVTFLDTSDIYGPETNELILAKALKDGVREKVDLATKFGFTYGEGNTEIKGDPAYVRAACEASLKRLDVACIDLYYQHRIDTRVPIEITMGELKKLVEEGKIKYIGLSEASASTIRRAHAVHPVTAVQIEWSLWSRDVEEDIIPTCRELGIGIVAYSPLGRGFFASGPKLLENLGQNDFRKALPRFQQENVDHNKIVYENVCAMSEKKGCTPGQLALAWVHHQGDDVCPIPGTTKIENLNLNIGALSVKLTPEEMTELEDIVRPESVKGERYGNMLATFKNSDTPPLSSWKPA; via the exons ATGGCGGAAGCTTGCGTTGTGAAGAGGATGAAGCTTGGAAGCCAAGGTTTCGAGGTATCAGCTCAAGGCCTTGGCTGCCTGGGCCTCTCCTCCTTCCACGGTGATCCCAAACGGGAAACCGACGCCATCGCTCTACTCCACCACGCAATAAACTCCGGCGTCACTTTCCTTGACACCTCCGACATCTACGGTCCCGAGACCAATGAGTTGATCCTAGCCAAG GCTCTCAAGGATGGGGTGAGGGAGAAAGTGGATCTTGCGACCAAGTTTGGATTCACCTATGGAGAGGGAAATACAGAGATAAAGGGAGATCCTGCTTATGTTAGAGCTGCTTGTGAAGCTAGTTTAAAGAGGCTTGATGTTGCCTGCATTGATCTATACTATCAGCATCGGATCGATACTCGTGTCCCTATCGAAATTACT ATGGGGGAACTGAAGAAGCTAGTTGAGGAAGGTAAGATAAAGTACATTGGTTTGTCTGAAGCCTCTGCCTCAACTATCAGAAGGGCACATGCTGTTCATCCAGTTACTGCAGTGCAGATAGAATGGTCTTTGTGGTCCAGAGACGTAGAAGAAGATATAATCCCAACCTGCAG GGAGCTTGGGATTGGGATTGTTGCTTACAGTCCTCTAGGACGAGGATTCTTTGCATCTGGACCAAAGCTTCTTGAGAACCTAGGCCAAAATGACTTCAGAAAG GCTCTACCAAGATTCCAACAGGAAAACGTAGACCACAACAAGATTGTTTACGAGAATGTTTGTGCAATGTCTGAGAAGAAAGGATGCACTCCTGGACAACTAGCCCTGGCATGGGTTCACCACCAGGGAGATGATGTTTGCCCAATCCCAGGAACTACTAAAATCGAGAACCTCAATCTGAATATTGGAGCTTTATCTGTGAAACTCACTCCCGAAGAGATGACTGAGCTCGAGGACATTGTCCGACCAGAGTCTGTGAAAGGAGAAAG ATATGGGAACATGTTGGCCACTTTCAAGAACTCTGACACTCCACCATTGTCTTCCTGGAAACCCGCATAA